A part of Halobacillus shinanisalinarum genomic DNA contains:
- a CDS encoding D-serine ammonia-lyase, translating into MKDWVNEFPLLTNVTSLESVFWTNSNYKEMKRVPSLPVNEEDMFEAERLWERFAPFLAKAFPETEMAGGVIESPLKEIPKMKDLIQTYYNKTFEGHLYLKCDNELPIAGSIKARGGVYEVLSYAEKLALENDMISKGDNYQAFLDPTFKQFFNQYTIGVGSTGNLALSIGTISAKLGFNVEVHMSADAKQWKKDLLRVRGANVYEYEGDFSEAITNGRTNTTQDPKGYFVDDEDSKDLFLGYSVAALRLKNQLAKDNISVDQDHPLFVYLPCGVGGSPGGITFGLKQVFGDNVHCIFVEPTHSPSVLLGMMTGENEKISVQDFGIDNRTEADGLAVGRPSRFATEISSHLVSGIYTIEDEELYKLLALLADSENIHVEPSAAAGLLGPMVVQNTSYIGEHDLQTKMSQATHISWATGGALVPETDMEASYQKGKSLLERDK; encoded by the coding sequence ATGAAAGATTGGGTAAACGAATTCCCTTTGTTGACAAACGTAACAAGCCTTGAATCAGTGTTTTGGACTAATTCAAATTATAAAGAGATGAAGAGAGTACCGTCACTGCCTGTTAATGAAGAAGATATGTTCGAAGCTGAACGGCTTTGGGAACGCTTTGCCCCCTTTTTGGCAAAAGCCTTCCCGGAAACTGAAATGGCAGGCGGAGTGATCGAATCACCTTTGAAGGAAATACCTAAAATGAAAGATCTGATACAGACATATTATAATAAAACCTTTGAAGGTCATCTTTATTTAAAATGTGACAATGAACTACCAATTGCAGGATCCATAAAGGCTCGTGGAGGTGTCTACGAGGTTTTAAGTTATGCAGAGAAACTTGCTCTTGAAAATGACATGATCTCAAAAGGCGATAATTATCAAGCGTTTCTCGATCCGACATTTAAACAATTCTTTAACCAATATACGATAGGTGTAGGTTCAACCGGCAACCTTGCCCTAAGCATTGGTACAATCAGTGCTAAGCTTGGATTCAACGTGGAGGTGCACATGTCTGCGGATGCAAAACAATGGAAGAAGGATCTTTTGCGGGTAAGAGGTGCAAATGTTTATGAATATGAAGGGGATTTCAGCGAAGCAATTACAAATGGAAGAACTAACACCACTCAGGACCCAAAAGGATACTTTGTTGATGATGAGGATTCAAAGGATTTATTTTTAGGTTATAGTGTGGCGGCATTGAGGCTTAAGAATCAGCTTGCTAAGGACAATATTTCGGTTGATCAAGATCATCCTTTATTTGTTTATCTGCCATGTGGTGTAGGTGGCTCCCCTGGCGGTATTACATTTGGATTAAAGCAAGTTTTCGGGGATAATGTCCATTGTATTTTTGTTGAGCCGACTCATTCACCGTCTGTATTACTTGGAATGATGACAGGGGAAAACGAGAAGATAAGTGTACAGGATTTTGGCATAGATAACCGCACGGAAGCAGACGGTTTAGCTGTTGGCCGTCCATCACGTTTTGCAACTGAAATCAGCAGTCATCTAGTTAGCGGCATCTATACAATAGAAGATGAGGAACTTTATAAACTATTAGCATTACTGGCAGATAGTGAAAATATTCATGTCGAGCCATCTGCTGCGGCTGGATTGCTGGGGCCGATGGTTGTACAAAATACAAGTTATATAGGGGAGCATGATCTTCAGACAAAAATGTCTCAAGCCACTCATATTTCTTGGGCAACAGGTGGAGCGCTCGTTCCTGAAACGGATATGGAAGCATCCTATCAAAAGGGTAAATCGTTACTGGAAAGAGACAAGTGA
- a CDS encoding YczE/YyaS/YitT family protein gives MLYRATVYLLGMVINFLGVTLIINATLGAGFWTAFFIGVSDKLGFTVGFWYGVFQFFIIFINAKLMKQLPEMRAIIPVLLESVILDFWVEIVFANVDLTTAPFVLQVATLLAGVAIVGLGVAIYILPQFPRAPVDQLFLAVSHRFNLSLQSGQTLVAVVMTGLAFVIGGPVGIGTLTPMLFLGLMIQLCYTRAYPLYYKLHPSGEQELQKQLM, from the coding sequence ATGCTTTATCGAGCTACGGTTTACCTTCTGGGTATGGTCATCAATTTTCTTGGGGTTACGCTCATCATTAACGCTACTCTCGGTGCAGGTTTCTGGACAGCGTTTTTTATCGGTGTTTCGGATAAACTTGGTTTTACCGTAGGATTCTGGTACGGAGTATTTCAGTTTTTCATCATTTTTATAAATGCAAAGTTGATGAAGCAGTTACCGGAAATGCGAGCGATTATCCCTGTGTTATTAGAAAGTGTTATTTTGGACTTTTGGGTTGAGATTGTTTTCGCAAATGTTGATTTAACGACAGCACCATTCGTACTGCAAGTAGCTACTTTACTCGCAGGGGTTGCTATTGTGGGGTTGGGAGTCGCTATTTACATCCTTCCGCAATTCCCGAGAGCCCCCGTTGACCAGCTATTCCTGGCCGTCAGTCACCGATTTAATTTAAGCTTGCAATCAGGTCAAACGCTAGTTGCGGTGGTGATGACGGGGCTAGCCTTCGTTATCGGCGGCCCAGTAGGCATTGGAACACTCACACCGATGCTATTTCTCGGACTAATGATTCAACTCTGCTACACACGCGCTTATCCGCTATATTACAAACTTCATCCAAGCGGCGAACAAGAACTGCAAAAACAATTGATGTAA